Proteins encoded by one window of Polaribacter haliotis:
- a CDS encoding M16 family metallopeptidase encodes MKKITFLFASILLFIACDNSTKEIASEEKELSINYEKIELDNGLDVIFHVDKSDPVVAVELMVHVGSAREIEGRTGFAHLFEHLLFLESENLGKGGLDKMSARIGGSGANGSTSRDRTNYLQTVPKDALEKMIWAEADKLGWFINTVTDPVLAKEKQVVKNEKRQSVDNRPYGHNQYVIGKNLYPKDHPYNWQVIGSLEDLQNATLDDVKTFFKKWYVPNNATLVLSGDIDVAQAKEWVHKYFDEIPKGEEIPALDKRPGNVAETKFLYYEDNFARVPQLTMVWPTVESYHPDSYALEVLTQYLTDGKSAPLNQVLIDDLKLTSYTSMFNYISELAGQTQLSVRAFNDKSLDEVKAGIKKGFAKFEEEGISEKDLNRIKAGQETDFYRSLSSVLGKGTNLASYNTYTGNPGFVTEDIKRTLAVTAEDVMRVYNKYIKGKNYVATSFVPRNSAELALTGSELAEVVEEKIVQGAEEKFDPKITATYEKTPSSFDRSIEPPYGKTPSLAVPRVYENSLDNGLKIYGIESNEVPLVRFNISIDGGQLLESMDKLGVANLTADLLNKGTKNKTVKELEEAIQELGASIYVYSGKEEITISGTTLSKNYDKTLALVEEMLLEPRFDAEEFELLKKATIASLNQQEANPNSVARNAYNELIYGKDNIRSKNTLGTVSSVEAINLDDVKAFYNNYISPSVAKILVVGDISEKEIIASLDNLNTKWASKEVTIPEYKTPDAPTKPAVYFYDIPNAKQSVLQFGTPALAATDKDFYAASVMNYILGGGGFASRLTQELREGKGYTYGIRSGFSGSKAKGAFTISSGVRTNVTLESAQLVKKILEEYPNTFSDKDLETTKSFLIKSNARAFETAGAKLRMLSNISDYGLKADYVKDREAVVNNMTKEQIKELANKYINPDKMIWLVVGDAETQLKRMKQLGYGEPILLNKTQKPIKN; translated from the coding sequence ATGAAAAAAATAACCTTCCTATTTGCCAGCATTTTATTATTTATTGCTTGTGACAATTCAACCAAAGAAATTGCTTCCGAAGAAAAAGAACTAAGTATCAACTATGAAAAAATCGAGTTAGATAATGGACTTGATGTTATTTTTCATGTCGACAAATCTGACCCAGTTGTAGCTGTAGAATTAATGGTTCATGTAGGTTCTGCCAGAGAAATTGAAGGTAGAACTGGTTTTGCACATTTATTTGAACATTTACTTTTCTTAGAATCGGAGAATTTAGGAAAAGGAGGTTTAGATAAAATGAGTGCAAGAATAGGTGGTTCTGGAGCAAATGGTTCTACTTCTAGAGACAGAACAAATTATTTACAAACTGTGCCAAAAGATGCTTTGGAAAAAATGATTTGGGCTGAAGCAGACAAATTAGGCTGGTTTATAAATACTGTTACAGATCCTGTTTTAGCAAAAGAAAAGCAAGTAGTTAAAAATGAAAAAAGACAAAGTGTAGATAATAGACCTTATGGACACAACCAATATGTAATTGGTAAAAACTTGTATCCAAAAGACCATCCTTATAATTGGCAAGTAATAGGTTCTTTAGAAGATTTACAAAATGCTACTTTAGATGATGTAAAAACATTTTTTAAAAAATGGTATGTACCTAATAATGCTACTTTGGTTTTATCTGGAGATATAGATGTTGCTCAGGCAAAAGAATGGGTTCATAAATATTTCGATGAGATTCCTAAAGGTGAAGAAATTCCTGCTTTAGACAAAAGACCAGGAAATGTAGCAGAAACAAAGTTTTTATACTATGAAGATAACTTCGCTAGAGTACCACAATTAACTATGGTTTGGCCAACTGTAGAATCTTATCATCCAGACTCTTATGCTTTAGAAGTATTGACCCAATATTTAACTGACGGAAAATCGGCTCCTTTAAATCAAGTTTTAATAGACGATTTAAAATTGACTTCTTATACATCTATGTTTAATTATATTTCTGAATTAGCAGGACAAACACAACTTTCGGTAAGAGCCTTTAATGATAAAAGTTTAGATGAAGTAAAAGCAGGAATTAAAAAAGGTTTTGCAAAATTTGAAGAAGAAGGTATATCAGAAAAAGATTTAAATAGAATAAAAGCAGGACAAGAAACAGATTTTTATAGAAGTTTGTCAAGCGTATTAGGAAAAGGCACAAACCTAGCTTCTTACAATACCTACACAGGAAATCCCGGTTTTGTAACAGAAGATATTAAAAGAACTTTAGCAGTTACAGCAGAAGATGTAATGCGTGTCTATAATAAATACATTAAGGGTAAAAATTATGTTGCCACTAGTTTTGTACCAAGAAATTCTGCAGAATTAGCTTTAACAGGTTCTGAATTAGCTGAAGTTGTAGAAGAGAAAATTGTACAAGGTGCAGAAGAAAAATTCGATCCAAAAATTACTGCAACTTATGAGAAAACACCTTCTTCTTTCGATAGAAGTATAGAACCACCTTATGGAAAAACACCTTCTTTAGCGGTTCCTAGAGTGTATGAAAATAGTTTAGATAATGGTTTAAAAATTTACGGAATAGAAAGTAACGAAGTTCCTTTGGTAAGATTCAATATTTCTATTGATGGAGGACAATTGTTAGAATCGATGGACAAATTAGGTGTTGCAAATTTAACTGCGGATTTATTAAATAAAGGAACAAAAAATAAGACTGTTAAAGAATTAGAAGAAGCTATTCAAGAATTGGGAGCTTCCATTTATGTATATTCTGGAAAAGAAGAAATAACAATAAGTGGAACAACATTGTCTAAAAACTACGACAAAACATTAGCCTTAGTTGAAGAAATGTTATTAGAACCAAGGTTTGATGCTGAAGAATTTGAGTTATTGAAAAAAGCTACAATTGCAAGTTTAAATCAACAAGAAGCAAACCCAAATTCTGTAGCAAGAAATGCTTATAATGAATTAATTTACGGAAAAGACAACATTCGTTCTAAGAACACTTTAGGAACCGTTTCTTCTGTAGAAGCTATTAATTTAGATGATGTAAAAGCTTTTTACAACAATTATATTTCGCCATCTGTTGCTAAAATATTAGTTGTTGGAGATATTTCAGAAAAAGAAATAATTGCATCTTTAGATAATTTAAACACGAAATGGGCTTCAAAAGAAGTAACCATTCCTGAATATAAAACTCCAGATGCTCCAACAAAACCTGCTGTTTATTTTTATGATATTCCAAATGCAAAACAATCTGTTTTACAATTTGGTACACCAGCTTTGGCTGCAACAGATAAAGATTTTTATGCTGCTTCTGTAATGAATTATATTCTTGGTGGTGGAGGTTTTGCTTCTCGTTTAACGCAAGAATTACGTGAAGGAAAGGGATATACTTATGGAATTCGTTCTGGATTTTCTGGTTCAAAAGCAAAAGGTGCTTTTACGATTTCAAGTGGTGTAAGAACTAATGTTACTTTAGAATCTGCTCAATTAGTGAAGAAAATTTTAGAAGAGTATCCAAATACATTTTCAGATAAAGATTTAGAAACCACAAAAAGCTTCTTAATTAAAAGTAACGCAAGAGCTTTTGAAACTGCTGGCGCAAAATTAAGAATGTTATCTAACATAAGCGACTATGGTTTAAAAGCAGATTATGTAAAAGACAGAGAAGCTGTTGTAAACAACATGACCAAAGAGCAAATTAAAGAATTAGCAAACAAATACATAAACCCAGATAAAATGATTTGGTTGGTTGTTGGTGATGCAGAGACACAATTAAAAAGAATGAAACAATTAGGTTATGGAGAACCAATTTTATTGAATAAAACACAGAAACCGATTAAGAATTAA
- the galE gene encoding UDP-glucose 4-epimerase GalE, giving the protein MKKILVTGGLGFIGSHTVVELQNEGFEVVIIDDLSNTTISVLDKITEITGKKPAYHNIDLRVKKDVVNFFHNNNVDGIIHFAAFKAVGESVANPLDYYENNIGSLVYILQEMRNRKLDNFIFSSSCTVYGQADELPITENAPVKKAESPYGNSKQIGEEIIFESCKAHNLNAIALRYFNPIGAHESIKIGELPLGVPQNLIPFVTQTAAGIRKELSVFGDDYPTSDGTAVRDYIHVVDLAKAHIAALKRLINKNNKQNFEFFNVGTGTGSSVLEVIKAFEKASGKPLNYKIVGRREGDITAAYADTTIANKELNWKTEKNLDEALASAWKWQLQQ; this is encoded by the coding sequence ATGAAAAAAATATTAGTCACAGGAGGTTTAGGTTTTATTGGCTCTCACACAGTTGTAGAGCTACAAAACGAAGGGTTTGAAGTAGTAATTATTGATGATTTATCGAACACAACTATTAGTGTTTTAGATAAAATTACAGAAATTACAGGTAAAAAACCAGCATATCATAACATCGATTTAAGAGTAAAAAAAGATGTTGTAAATTTCTTTCACAATAATAATGTAGATGGAATTATACATTTTGCTGCTTTTAAAGCAGTTGGAGAAAGTGTCGCAAATCCTTTAGATTATTATGAAAATAATATTGGAAGTTTAGTTTACATCTTACAAGAAATGAGAAATAGAAAATTAGATAATTTTATTTTTTCTTCTTCTTGTACTGTTTACGGACAAGCAGATGAATTGCCAATTACAGAAAACGCACCAGTTAAAAAAGCGGAATCTCCATATGGAAATTCTAAACAAATTGGAGAAGAAATTATTTTTGAAAGCTGTAAAGCACACAATTTAAATGCAATTGCATTGCGTTATTTTAACCCAATTGGTGCTCATGAAAGTATAAAAATTGGAGAATTACCTTTAGGAGTTCCTCAAAACTTAATTCCTTTTGTTACACAAACTGCAGCAGGAATCAGAAAAGAATTATCGGTTTTTGGTGATGATTATCCTACTTCAGATGGAACTGCAGTAAGAGATTACATTCATGTTGTAGATTTAGCAAAAGCACATATTGCTGCGTTAAAAAGATTAATCAATAAAAATAATAAACAAAATTTTGAGTTTTTTAATGTTGGTACAGGAACAGGAAGTTCTGTTTTAGAAGTTATAAAAGCTTTTGAAAAGGCGTCAGGAAAACCATTAAATTATAAAATCGTTGGAAGACGTGAAGGCGACATTACTGCTGCTTATGCAGATACAACAATTGCGAATAAAGAATTAAACTGGAAAACAGAAAAAAATTTAGATGAAGCTTTAGCCTCTGCTTGGAAATGGCAGTTGCAACAGTAA
- a CDS encoding DegT/DnrJ/EryC1/StrS family aminotransferase yields the protein MKKIQMVDLQGQYEQIKETVNTSIQEVLNTSSYINGPLVHEFQADLEKYLDVKHVIPCANGTDALQIAMMGLGLEQGDEVITADFTFAATVEVIALLKLTPVLVDVDKNTFNIDIEALKKAITPKTKAIVPVHLFGQVANMDAVMGIAKQYNLFVIEDNAQAIGANYTFKNGKKQKAGTIGNVGTTSFFPSKNLGCYGDGGAIFTNDDELAHTLRGIVNHGMYTRYYHDVVGVNSRLDSIQAGVLKAKLPLLDSYCNARRNAARFYNNAFSNNPNIITPTTKSNATNSCGEICDVCDCHVFHQYTLQITNGKRDELHKHLLDKGIPNAIYYPVALHAQKAYQDSRYKESDFPVTNELIKTVISLPMHTELEKEQLEFITETINQFIK from the coding sequence ATGAAAAAAATTCAAATGGTTGACTTGCAAGGTCAATATGAACAAATAAAAGAAACCGTAAACACTTCAATTCAAGAAGTTTTAAATACTTCTTCCTACATAAATGGACCTTTAGTTCACGAATTTCAAGCAGATTTAGAGAAATATTTAGACGTAAAACACGTAATTCCTTGTGCAAATGGAACAGATGCTTTGCAAATTGCAATGATGGGTTTGGGTTTAGAACAAGGTGATGAAGTAATTACTGCAGATTTTACATTCGCTGCAACTGTAGAAGTAATTGCTCTTTTAAAATTAACACCTGTTTTAGTAGATGTTGATAAAAATACTTTTAATATAGATATTGAAGCACTAAAAAAAGCAATTACACCAAAAACAAAAGCAATTGTGCCTGTTCATTTATTTGGACAAGTAGCAAATATGGATGCTGTTATGGGAATTGCAAAACAATATAATTTATTTGTAATTGAAGACAATGCACAAGCAATTGGCGCAAATTACACTTTTAAAAATGGTAAAAAACAAAAAGCTGGAACAATTGGAAATGTAGGAACAACATCTTTTTTTCCTTCGAAAAACTTAGGTTGTTATGGAGATGGAGGTGCAATTTTTACAAATGATGATGAATTGGCTCATACTTTAAGAGGAATTGTAAATCATGGAATGTACACACGTTATTACCATGATGTTGTAGGAGTAAATTCACGTTTAGATTCTATACAAGCAGGAGTTTTAAAAGCAAAATTACCACTTTTAGATTCTTATTGTAATGCTCGAAGAAATGCAGCTCGTTTTTACAATAATGCTTTTTCAAACAATCCTAATATAATTACACCAACTACAAAATCGAATGCAACAAATAGTTGTGGCGAAATTTGTGATGTTTGCGATTGTCATGTTTTTCATCAATATACATTACAAATAACCAATGGAAAAAGAGACGAATTACACAAACATTTGTTAGACAAAGGAATTCCGAATGCGATTTACTACCCAGTTGCTTTACATGCTCAAAAAGCATATCAAGACTCTCGTTATAAAGAAAGTGATTTCCCAGTAACTAATGAATTGATTAAAACTGTAATTTCTCTTCCAATGCATACAGAATTAGAAAAAGAGCAATTAGAGTTTATTACAGAAACAATCAACCAATTTATAAAGTAG
- a CDS encoding penicillin acylase family protein, whose protein sequence is MKILRNSLKILVVLIILFAAFGWYYKITLEPKYAGELVIENLKEEVTIYFDDIGVPHINANNQQDAYVALGYVHAQDRLWQMELIRRIAAGRLSEIFGKDLQRVDQFFGGLGIEEAANKTIANLDKTSPSYILSQSYLNGINQYIENGKTPLEFNLLGIEKEKYTLKDMYNVFGYMSFSFAVAHKTDPLLTEVKEKLGASYLEELLSVESKYLTINKKSVPKEINATISNAVNAIMNDLPVSPFIGSNSWVIAPEKTKNGKVIFANDPHIGFSQPSVWYQNHIKTPDFEIYGFNIALMPFPLLGHNKEYAYGLTMLANDDLNFYIEENNPDNSLEYKTVNGFQKYKFREKTIHIKNEPDTTFQIKVSKHGPIMNGLIEHVVDERPIAMHWIYTQLPNEMLEVSYGISHSKSLSDFKKAVSKIHAPGLNVMYGDAKDNIAWFSSAKLYQLRDSLSSKTYLNGASGEDEILGFLPFSENPQAINPDKNYVYSANNQIDTVRGKLYAGYYQPQDRAKRIVEMLEQKNNFTKKDVEEMIYDVKSSTVSEISNNLLKYVDKSKLSPSEKMAFSILEKWEGTYLKSAVAPTIYNRFLYEFLAATYKDELGESFDLYINSQLQDQALPIQIDREKSVWWDNVSTKDKIEKKEEIIHESYVNAILFLQNQLGENVEGWTWNKVISVEYEHAIGKAGGVLRALFNVGPFETIGGNEVINNQIFKLDSSGIYKVNAGPSTRRIIDFSDVDNSLAIVPTGQSGRVFSKHYKDQAEKYLNGEFVKMSINDADVKKGKNVLILKPKKE, encoded by the coding sequence ATGAAGATTTTAAGAAATTCACTAAAAATACTTGTAGTTCTAATTATTCTTTTTGCAGCTTTTGGATGGTATTATAAAATAACTTTAGAGCCAAAATATGCTGGAGAATTAGTAATTGAAAATTTAAAAGAAGAAGTAACTATTTATTTTGATGATATTGGAGTACCTCACATAAATGCGAACAATCAACAAGATGCCTATGTGGCTTTAGGTTACGTGCATGCACAAGATAGATTGTGGCAAATGGAATTGATTCGTAGAATTGCTGCAGGAAGATTATCGGAAATATTTGGTAAAGATTTGCAGAGAGTAGATCAATTTTTTGGAGGTTTGGGAATCGAAGAAGCTGCTAATAAAACAATTGCTAATTTAGATAAAACATCTCCATCTTATATTTTATCTCAATCTTATTTAAATGGAATAAACCAATATATAGAAAATGGAAAAACACCTTTAGAATTTAATTTGTTAGGGATAGAAAAGGAAAAATATACACTAAAAGATATGTATAATGTATTTGGTTATATGTCTTTTAGTTTTGCAGTTGCTCATAAAACGGATCCACTGTTAACAGAGGTTAAAGAGAAGTTAGGTGCTTCGTATTTAGAAGAATTATTAAGTGTAGAAAGTAAATACCTAACAATTAATAAAAAAAGTGTTCCTAAAGAAATAAATGCAACAATTTCTAATGCAGTAAATGCAATTATGAACGATTTACCAGTTTCTCCTTTTATAGGAAGCAATTCTTGGGTTATTGCACCAGAAAAAACAAAAAATGGAAAAGTAATCTTTGCAAACGATCCACATATTGGATTTTCTCAACCTTCTGTTTGGTATCAAAACCATATAAAAACTCCAGATTTCGAAATCTACGGTTTTAATATTGCGTTAATGCCTTTTCCTTTATTGGGTCATAATAAAGAATATGCATATGGATTAACGATGTTAGCAAACGACGATTTAAATTTTTATATCGAAGAAAATAATCCAGATAATTCTTTAGAGTACAAAACAGTAAATGGTTTTCAAAAATATAAGTTCAGAGAGAAAACAATTCATATTAAAAATGAACCAGACACCACTTTTCAAATAAAGGTGAGTAAACATGGGCCAATTATGAATGGTTTAATTGAACATGTTGTAGATGAAAGACCAATAGCTATGCATTGGATTTATACACAGTTGCCAAACGAAATGTTAGAGGTTTCTTACGGAATCTCTCACTCGAAATCTTTGAGTGATTTTAAAAAAGCTGTTTCCAAAATTCACGCTCCTGGTTTAAATGTAATGTATGGAGATGCTAAAGATAATATTGCTTGGTTTTCTTCTGCGAAATTATATCAATTAAGAGATAGTTTGTCTTCTAAAACCTATTTAAATGGTGCTTCTGGAGAAGACGAGATATTAGGATTTTTACCTTTTAGCGAAAATCCACAGGCAATAAATCCTGATAAGAATTATGTGTATTCTGCCAATAATCAAATAGATACTGTTAGAGGGAAATTGTATGCAGGATACTATCAACCACAAGATAGGGCTAAAAGAATTGTTGAAATGTTAGAGCAAAAAAATAATTTTACGAAGAAAGATGTAGAGGAAATGATTTACGATGTAAAATCTTCTACAGTTTCAGAAATTAGTAATAATTTACTGAAGTATGTAGATAAATCTAAGTTAAGTCCGTCAGAAAAAATGGCGTTTTCTATTCTCGAAAAATGGGAAGGAACCTATTTAAAAAGTGCTGTTGCACCAACAATTTACAACCGATTTTTATATGAATTTTTAGCTGCAACTTATAAAGATGAATTAGGGGAAAGCTTCGATTTATATATAAATTCTCAATTGCAAGACCAAGCTTTACCTATTCAAATTGATAGGGAGAAATCTGTTTGGTGGGATAATGTTTCTACAAAAGATAAAATTGAAAAAAAAGAGGAAATCATTCATGAATCTTATGTAAATGCCATTTTATTTTTACAAAATCAATTAGGAGAAAATGTAGAAGGTTGGACCTGGAATAAAGTTATTTCTGTAGAGTATGAGCATGCAATTGGTAAAGCAGGTGGTGTTTTAAGAGCTTTATTTAATGTAGGGCCATTTGAAACCATTGGTGGAAATGAAGTGATTAATAATCAAATTTTTAAATTAGATAGTTCAGGAATTTACAAAGTAAATGCAGGACCTTCCACAAGAAGAATTATCGATTTTTCTGATGTAGATAATAGTTTAGCAATTGTTCCAACAGGACAATCAGGACGTGTTTTTAGCAAGCATTATAAAGATCAAGCCGAAAAATATTTGAATGGAGAATTTGTAAAAATGAGCATCAATGATGCTGATGTTAAAAAAGGTAAGAATGTGTTGATTTTGAAGCCTAAGAAAGAATAG
- a CDS encoding nitroreductase family protein yields MPTEKTVSEAITYRRSVRIYDAEKSIDKNIVKKCLERSALAPNSSNMQLWEFYHITSKETIDKIAPFCFNQNAAKTAQQLVVFVTRKDLWKKRAKANLKFMDSVFGENNSKEEQSSREKAARNYYGKIIPFAYADFLGILGFLKYLLVAVIGIFKPIYRQVRKSDMRIVAHKTCGLAAQNFMISMAAEGYDTCPMEGSDTLRVKKLLNLPYGSEINMIVSCGIRTEKGIYGERFRIPFEEVYREI; encoded by the coding sequence TGAAAAATCAATTGATAAAAACATCGTAAAGAAGTGTTTAGAACGATCTGCTTTGGCTCCAAATAGTAGTAATATGCAATTATGGGAGTTTTATCATATTACTTCTAAAGAAACCATCGATAAAATTGCGCCTTTTTGTTTTAATCAGAATGCAGCAAAAACAGCACAACAATTGGTTGTTTTTGTAACTCGTAAAGATTTATGGAAAAAACGAGCAAAAGCGAATTTAAAATTTATGGATAGTGTATTTGGTGAAAACAATTCAAAAGAAGAGCAAAGTAGCAGAGAAAAAGCAGCAAGAAATTACTATGGAAAAATTATTCCTTTTGCGTATGCAGATTTTCTAGGAATTCTTGGTTTTCTAAAATATTTATTGGTTGCTGTTATTGGAATTTTTAAACCAATCTACAGACAAGTTAGAAAAAGTGACATGAGAATTGTCGCTCATAAAACCTGTGGTTTGGCTGCGCAAAACTTTATGATTTCCATGGCTGCAGAAGGTTATGATACTTGTCCAATGGAAGGCTCTGATACTTTACGAGTTAAAAAATTACTGAATTTACCTTATGGATCTGAAATAAATATGATAGTTTCTTGCGGAATAAGAACCGAAAAAGGTATTTATGGAGAACGTTTTAGAATTCCTTTTGAGGAAGTTTATAGAGAAATTTAA